In one Crocinitomicaceae bacterium genomic region, the following are encoded:
- a CDS encoding N-6 DNA methylase encodes MITKEQIKNTGATFTPKGLADFLATRLIKYISVKNVKALDPACGEGELLISIGEKLSESGIDFTLTGYDENDHYLSLAKERMLQFGSGKNNLVQGNFLKAIDLTNDQGTLDFFSSEKSNINKAFDVVIANPPYVRTQILGTEQAQELAKKFNLKGRVDLYYPFLMAMTESLKDGGILGVITSNRYLSTKSGESVRKYLSENYEIIELIDLGDTKLFDAAVLPAIFIGRKKKQRSPAPANFIKVYEELNGYKGDLIPMESIYGMLDSKQTGYFVVNEKRYKKSAGLLKYEIGSGTCWEMLSGKESKWVSIIDKASTNRVEDFFKVKVGIKSTADKVFISDKWEELNGTKPEEELLKELISQENIEPWNATDNFNLKVLYPHISVNGGKQTVDIEKYPKAKKYFLQHEEKLRSRKYLIEAGRQWFELWVPHHPDQWKNPKLVFPDISLSPRFYFDKGGRIVNGNCYWIVAQDKKDIDKLLLIQGVANSKLMTKYHDLVFNNKLYSGRRRYFTQYVEKYPLPDFNSSVAKEIVSLVKKLNEAQDKVLISKLENSLEIKVAEAFSVEPVFTLD; translated from the coding sequence ATGATAACCAAGGAACAAATAAAAAATACAGGAGCAACCTTTACGCCTAAAGGTCTTGCCGATTTCTTGGCTACGAGGTTAATCAAATATATTTCTGTAAAGAATGTCAAGGCACTGGACCCTGCTTGTGGAGAAGGTGAGTTGCTAATATCTATTGGCGAAAAACTTTCGGAATCAGGAATTGATTTTACTTTAACCGGTTACGATGAGAATGATCACTATCTAAGTTTAGCAAAAGAGAGAATGTTGCAATTCGGTTCAGGGAAGAACAATCTTGTACAGGGAAATTTTTTAAAGGCCATTGATTTGACGAACGATCAAGGAACTCTCGATTTCTTCTCTTCGGAAAAATCCAATATTAATAAGGCTTTTGATGTTGTAATTGCCAATCCGCCTTATGTAAGAACGCAAATTTTGGGAACAGAACAAGCGCAGGAACTCGCAAAAAAATTTAATCTGAAAGGCAGAGTCGATTTGTATTATCCATTTTTAATGGCAATGACTGAGAGCCTTAAAGATGGTGGTATTTTAGGCGTGATTACTTCCAATCGTTACCTTTCAACGAAAAGTGGCGAAAGTGTAAGAAAATACCTTTCGGAAAATTATGAAATAATCGAACTGATTGATTTAGGGGATACCAAATTATTTGATGCGGCAGTATTACCTGCTATTTTCATTGGAAGAAAGAAAAAGCAACGATCTCCTGCTCCTGCAAATTTTATTAAAGTTTATGAAGAGTTAAACGGATATAAAGGCGACTTAATTCCTATGGAATCCATATATGGGATGTTAGATAGTAAACAGACGGGGTATTTTGTAGTAAATGAAAAGCGTTACAAAAAGTCGGCAGGGTTGTTAAAGTATGAAATCGGTTCAGGAACTTGTTGGGAAATGTTGTCAGGCAAAGAATCGAAGTGGGTGTCAATAATTGATAAGGCTTCAACTAATCGAGTAGAGGATTTTTTTAAGGTAAAAGTAGGTATCAAATCTACTGCGGATAAAGTATTCATAAGCGACAAGTGGGAAGAGCTTAATGGAACCAAACCAGAGGAAGAGTTGCTGAAAGAGTTAATTTCGCAAGAAAATATTGAGCCGTGGAATGCTACGGATAATTTTAATTTAAAAGTACTATATCCGCACATTTCAGTTAATGGAGGAAAGCAAACTGTTGATATTGAAAAATATCCTAAAGCAAAAAAATATTTTTTACAACACGAAGAAAAGCTAAGGTCAAGAAAATATCTTATTGAGGCTGGGCGTCAGTGGTTTGAATTGTGGGTTCCTCACCACCCCGATCAATGGAAAAATCCGAAATTGGTTTTCCCTGATATAAGTTTAAGCCCAAGATTTTATTTTGATAAAGGTGGAAGAATTGTTAACGGTAATTGTTATTGGATCGTTGCCCAAGATAAAAAGGACATTGATAAATTATTGTTGATTCAAGGTGTCGCTAATTCAAAATTAATGACTAAGTATCACGATTTAGTTTTTAATAATAAACTATACTCAGGAAGAAGAAGGTACTTTACGCAATACGTTGAAAAATATCCGCTTCCCGACTTTAACTCCTCTGTCGCGAAGGAAATTGTCTCTTTAGTAAAAAAATTAAATGAGGCGCAAGATAAAGTGCTTATAAGTAAGCTTGAAAATAGTCTTGAAATAAAAGTAGCAGAAGCATTTAGTGTCGAGCCAGTTTTTACTTTGGATTAA
- a CDS encoding nuclease: MNKEFKIPPRSVSMLTDPNVLTKHFLELVGKPFTITGKTRTDGSNIRKLIAATLEKYNLPESAEIGQFEIVPPKGKGVPKIAREFIDTYIVTSGTSYNLQVWNRIPAAETLLIKYESGESLKCTDVRFIFVRIDTEKSIIASVIILTPEYIVENFGKFGQPTIKHQLLISRKVRKDIYESTDKILSFPDSKKLSYYIRHDYLPPKSGMVEEPDIKNLFSIALLKKMVAEKLIGFKLNGAATKNRGQALEKKTLELLGYEVKETDLLYGAFPDIRNQLLEVKVQDSPTVDLGKFSPEKEEIVVTDSNLTTFDVRYLIALTNPQTEIIEGIILCPGKKLGEIFSYVSAESYKCQRAIPMAFFEKHYGKCVFNPK, from the coding sequence ATGAACAAAGAATTTAAAATACCGCCACGTTCTGTAAGTATGCTGACAGACCCCAATGTGCTTACCAAACACTTTTTAGAACTTGTTGGTAAACCATTTACAATAACTGGTAAAACCCGAACAGACGGTTCAAATATCAGAAAGCTAATTGCAGCGACATTAGAAAAATATAACCTGCCTGAATCGGCTGAAATAGGTCAGTTTGAAATTGTACCACCAAAAGGAAAAGGAGTCCCTAAAATAGCAAGAGAATTTATTGATACTTATATTGTAACCAGTGGTACATCATATAATCTGCAGGTTTGGAACAGAATTCCTGCTGCAGAAACCTTACTTATTAAATACGAATCTGGTGAAAGTCTTAAATGCACAGATGTTAGATTTATATTTGTAAGAATTGATACAGAAAAAAGTATAATCGCATCAGTTATAATTCTTACTCCTGAGTATATAGTTGAAAATTTTGGAAAATTTGGTCAACCAACGATCAAGCATCAACTCTTGATCTCAAGGAAAGTTCGAAAGGATATTTATGAGAGTACGGACAAAATCTTATCCTTTCCCGATTCCAAAAAACTCTCCTATTATATTCGACACGACTATTTGCCACCAAAATCAGGCATGGTAGAAGAACCAGATATTAAAAATCTATTTTCTATTGCCTTACTGAAAAAAATGGTAGCCGAAAAATTAATCGGTTTTAAGCTGAATGGTGCTGCTACTAAAAACAGAGGTCAGGCTTTAGAAAAGAAAACACTTGAATTGCTTGGATATGAGGTAAAGGAAACTGATTTGTTATATGGTGCTTTTCCCGACATAAGAAATCAATTATTGGAAGTAAAAGTGCAAGACAGTCCGACAGTAGATTTAGGCAAATTTTCTCCCGAGAAGGAAGAAATAGTAGTTACAGATTCCAATTTGACAACCTTTGATGTGCGCTATTTAATCGCGTTAACAAATCCTCAAACAGAAATAATTGAAGGAATTATTCTCTGCCCTGGCAAAAAGTTAGGGGAGATATTTTCATACGTTAGTGCTGAAAGTTATAAATGCCAAAGAGCTATACCAATGGCATTTTTTGAAAAGCATTACGGAAAGTGTGTGTTTAATCCAAAGTAA
- a CDS encoding helix-turn-helix transcriptional regulator: protein MGTSYSKDEKLFLQQIGDRIRDLRTEADLSQEKLAFACDLDRTYIGSVERGERNISALNLKKIAKALKVKPADLL from the coding sequence ATGGGGACATCTTATTCAAAAGACGAAAAGCTCTTTTTGCAACAAATTGGAGATCGGATTCGAGACCTTCGAACCGAAGCCGACCTATCTCAGGAAAAGCTTGCCTTTGCTTGTGATTTAGACAGAACATATATCGGATCCGTTGAAAGAGGTGAACGAAATATCTCTGCCTTAAATCTCAAAAAAATTGCAAAAGCACTTAAAGTTAAACCAGCCGACCTACTATGA
- a CDS encoding Fic family protein, producing MENINKAIWKPIIINEAWYESDTSKFDDLAPSWYNKRKEFESGKDGYEEFLTKLKRQHAIETGIVEKLYDLTEGITETLIKEGFVESYISHNDTNIPPKKLMAYLHDHFEAMDFIFDLVKSNRALTKSFIKELHHLITQHQDYTEAINTLGQRVSIPLLKGQFKVTENNPRREDGTIFLYCPPLQVESEMDNLIEIYNTESEKETNPIILSAWVHHAFTQIHPFQDGNGRIARLLASLILIKNGLLPFTVKRSDKADYIRALENADTGNPQDLVSFFSTEQKKSIENALNFKSEKKLNSLSELANIFNEKVSHSASERKAKREMELTTNRNLVFDAIYDIIGGIKVELDSLISFAKISIQSCKPNEDKFFWHTRQITKYATNHDYFFNRNLPRGWFGIHFTLPDNARYNLIISVHHYGYEDDVLAVGSFLEYSSKLDENEEDKTLIPINIEPFTISLEGISERTSNNLDSYIHDILKVGMTLIINQLN from the coding sequence ATGGAAAATATAAATAAGGCAATTTGGAAACCCATAATCATTAATGAGGCATGGTACGAATCGGACACTTCTAAATTCGATGATTTAGCCCCAAGCTGGTACAATAAAAGAAAAGAATTTGAATCGGGGAAAGATGGCTACGAAGAATTCCTTACAAAGTTAAAACGGCAGCATGCAATTGAAACCGGTATAGTGGAAAAGTTATATGACTTAACTGAAGGAATTACTGAAACTTTAATAAAGGAGGGATTTGTCGAATCATACATTAGTCACAACGATACAAACATTCCTCCTAAAAAATTAATGGCTTATTTACATGATCATTTTGAAGCCATGGACTTTATATTTGATTTAGTTAAGTCGAATAGAGCTCTTACAAAAAGTTTTATAAAAGAACTGCACCATTTAATCACTCAGCATCAAGATTACACGGAAGCGATTAACACGCTAGGTCAACGGGTTTCGATTCCATTATTAAAAGGTCAGTTCAAAGTAACAGAGAATAACCCACGACGAGAAGACGGGACGATATTTTTATACTGTCCTCCATTACAGGTTGAAAGTGAAATGGACAACCTAATAGAAATCTATAATACTGAATCCGAAAAAGAAACAAACCCGATAATTCTTTCGGCATGGGTGCATCACGCATTTACCCAAATTCATCCCTTTCAAGACGGAAATGGCAGAATCGCAAGACTATTAGCAAGTTTAATCCTAATAAAGAACGGACTACTTCCATTTACCGTTAAACGATCCGACAAAGCAGATTATATTAGGGCATTAGAAAATGCAGATACTGGTAACCCGCAGGATTTGGTTTCGTTTTTTTCTACAGAGCAGAAAAAAAGTATTGAGAATGCTTTGAATTTTAAATCAGAGAAAAAACTCAACAGCCTATCCGAACTGGCCAATATATTTAATGAAAAAGTTTCCCATAGTGCTTCAGAGCGCAAAGCAAAAAGGGAAATGGAACTTACCACTAACAGGAACCTCGTTTTCGATGCCATATATGACATTATTGGTGGAATTAAAGTTGAACTCGATTCCCTCATTAGTTTTGCAAAAATTAGTATTCAAAGTTGTAAACCTAATGAAGATAAATTTTTTTGGCATACACGGCAAATAACCAAGTATGCAACTAACCACGACTATTTTTTTAACAGAAATCTTCCTCGTGGCTGGTTCGGCATTCACTTCACACTGCCTGACAATGCTCGATATAATTTAATTATTTCTGTCCACCATTATGGTTACGAAGATGATGTTTTAGCTGTTGGATCATTTTTGGAATACAGTTCAAAGCTCGACGAAAATGAAGAAGATAAAACCTTAATTCCAATTAATATTGAACCCTTTACTATCTCATTAGAAGGTATCAGCGAGCGAACTTCTAACAACCTGGATTCTTATATTCATGATATTCTAAAAGTAGGAATGACTTTAATTATCAACCAGCTCAACTAA
- a CDS encoding ATP-binding protein has protein sequence MDKAAKFKVDPALTKILGESYTSVEAAIKELVDNCYDADSAKVSVDFPNPFDHSKIIITDNGDGMTPNEVREQYLKIASSRTSRKGDTTYGRKRKVKGRKGIGKFAGLMIASFMEVKTKARGQETTIVISKDDILGKDKDLEAIELPINSIPCNKDDHGTTITLTGINQNFTFPNPEKLKQILSREYLRENDFAVTVNGEEVSVKDIPGQKFEKEITLSNGQKVTAVATITDKAHKYHGVNYRVDGKVVGKPNNLLSENELIPQKVQKRLHVEVNADCLLNDTTADWGEINESSKLKQEIEEALQGWMVDSLQEGCKQEMTLAKARHQKKINAYLSKLPEFRQQFAKAALEKVIERFWTEDDTKIDTIISVMIDAFEKGHYWAVLENIDQADDHHIEKLADAFNEFGLYEITMMTQQASAKAKFLDKLQTLVDSPDTLEATVHQALANNLWVFGYEYSHFISNQSLKKACEQLCDKIYKGENANKRPDLFLGMAFNRERLLIEFKRPSHTLTRNDEAQAQRYRDELSTMFPNDRIIVKLIGGDTGGKIKQQNNATDLTYHSFTEIISNARANYEWLINELTQSNG, from the coding sequence ATGGACAAAGCAGCAAAATTTAAAGTTGACCCAGCACTGACTAAAATTCTGGGAGAGAGTTATACTTCTGTTGAGGCAGCTATAAAAGAGTTGGTTGACAATTGCTATGACGCAGACTCTGCAAAAGTTTCGGTTGACTTTCCTAATCCATTTGACCATTCAAAAATTATTATCACCGACAACGGGGACGGTATGACACCAAATGAAGTTAGAGAACAATATTTAAAAATTGCGAGTAGCAGAACTTCACGAAAGGGCGACACCACATACGGCAGAAAACGAAAAGTAAAAGGACGAAAAGGTATCGGAAAATTTGCAGGACTTATGATTGCAAGTTTTATGGAAGTAAAAACAAAAGCACGAGGACAGGAAACAACAATTGTAATTTCAAAAGACGACATACTTGGCAAGGACAAAGACCTTGAAGCAATTGAATTGCCAATAAATTCTATTCCTTGCAACAAGGACGACCACGGAACAACAATTACATTGACAGGGATAAATCAAAATTTCACTTTCCCTAATCCCGAAAAACTGAAACAAATTTTATCAAGAGAGTATTTACGTGAAAACGATTTTGCAGTAACTGTAAACGGAGAAGAAGTTAGCGTTAAGGATATTCCAGGACAAAAATTTGAAAAGGAAATAACACTTTCAAATGGTCAAAAAGTTACAGCAGTTGCGACAATTACAGACAAAGCACATAAGTATCACGGAGTAAATTATAGAGTTGATGGAAAGGTTGTTGGCAAGCCAAACAACCTTTTATCAGAAAATGAACTTATCCCACAAAAGGTTCAAAAAAGATTACACGTTGAAGTAAATGCAGACTGTTTATTAAACGACACAACCGCAGACTGGGGCGAAATAAATGAGAGTAGTAAACTGAAACAAGAAATTGAAGAAGCATTGCAAGGTTGGATGGTTGACAGTTTACAAGAAGGTTGCAAACAAGAAATGACACTTGCAAAAGCAAGGCATCAAAAAAAGATTAATGCATACTTATCAAAACTTCCTGAGTTTAGACAGCAGTTTGCGAAAGCGGCACTTGAAAAAGTTATTGAAAGATTTTGGACTGAAGACGACACCAAAATTGATACGATTATTTCAGTAATGATTGATGCTTTTGAAAAGGGGCATTATTGGGCGGTTTTAGAAAATATTGACCAAGCGGACGACCATCATATTGAAAAGTTAGCAGACGCTTTTAACGAATTTGGACTTTACGAAATTACAATGATGACACAACAGGCATCAGCAAAAGCCAAATTTTTGGACAAACTTCAAACTCTTGTTGACAGCCCAGACACATTAGAGGCAACAGTTCATCAAGCACTTGCAAACAACCTTTGGGTTTTTGGTTATGAGTATTCACATTTCATTTCAAACCAATCATTGAAAAAGGCTTGCGAACAACTTTGCGACAAAATTTATAAAGGCGAAAACGCAAACAAACGACCCGACCTATTTTTAGGAATGGCTTTTAATCGTGAACGACTTTTAATTGAATTTAAAAGACCATCTCACACTTTGACAAGAAATGACGAAGCCCAAGCACAGCGTTACAGGGACGAACTTTCAACAATGTTTCCAAACGACAGAATTATTGTAAAACTAATTGGAGGAGACACAGGCGGAAAAATAAAACAACAAAACAACGCCACGGACTTGACATATCACTCTTTCACAGAAATCATTTCTAACGCAAGAGCAAATTATGAATGGCTTATTAACGAATTGACACAATCAAATGGCTAA
- a CDS encoding AAA family ATPase: MLFNKYQYNPNGLVKRGYSQSTVAMSEAGKGYWVKWILGIDKSDTKAKILADKLRHLQKARHIALPDIIEYGFDEEQNAFAIVYELLEGVEIFESKVFELKTQGAISGLLDLADCLKELHLKFKINHGDIHPANILIDKNGQFYLVDFGLADITKTLSQTKELEIFARGFAAPEKLNKLVKGFPFQADIFSIGKVVEWFFDERQMELAEEYAFQLQRLLAENPVDRPNWQQVIDTLKNFAVASETEAVQVGFRSSNGYEILDLLNSSNPIFDISPKEGANYLLDVIIGNWLCEGVIWVKSEDKLLFNSIKPLNSLDSKIVERKIKDGKKLPFKFVYTVDYTHNKADLTPHFQKWFEQKKKQVSLRENRKAVREELNFYRELLEKEKEVIAKNSLRLQYSNYEIKGDEIIFTIKQNDKSSSFGFVLKHIEDGNDVNSEGFEYVVSANADRKQNKETVEFAGKPYEFHTKDMLLKIKDCERLKKDSIPQSGFLFENTNKKEEEKNRQLDAIRKVDKNEVQNPDLIYFLFKPDELPPIYNNHSDDLLVFQKDTSGKPLVYSYNQKRAIENALHRSPLSVIQGPPGTGKTTVITEIVFQILAQKPEAKILITSQTNNAVDQVLENLLKNEIPILRLSGITKPRIQSIRKHTLDRKLEGWKQQVRETAEKNFKKEETKFLESLKGKNPFAVSITEIIFKQSDWKKAKQNIENIVGRVQNLNQLHNLPTERESAIEKIEEVLQIDLTSFLKLHDLHRDWIVTINSLDEKSAINQKLIDSIRVIGATCNHIAAKKYAKYNFEFDYVIMDESGKATTAEALVPIITGKNLIYVGDHRQLRPMLTSTREVESWLREKFKKEAGELENWEDYFNRPSLFEQVITNIDYDYKAQLTECRRSSAEQVKLTSKCFYEPEGDEPIEPVSREISAEHNLPLAIDSSLFFIDIGSHYKNEKDNNSSSLNKESAIIIPEILELLNKYEKVKDYSIGVITGYTAQFRELKKNIDKKRFQGKINSICKWNKTEDKLTVSVVDRFQGLERDIVIVDLVKSGAGLDLGFLEVPNRINVALSRQKKLLIIVGDYHGIINAKTRRLKGEKAALQNYLELLKKDWIVKSEQLNGLFK, encoded by the coding sequence ATGCTATTCAATAAATATCAATACAATCCCAACGGACTTGTGAAAAGAGGTTATTCTCAAAGCACAGTTGCAATGAGTGAAGCGGGTAAAGGATATTGGGTAAAGTGGATATTGGGCATTGACAAATCCGACACCAAAGCGAAAATTTTAGCTGATAAACTTCGCCACTTACAGAAGGCAAGACACATAGCATTACCCGACATTATTGAATACGGTTTTGACGAGGAGCAAAATGCATTTGCAATTGTGTATGAACTTTTAGAAGGTGTAGAAATTTTTGAGAGCAAAGTTTTTGAACTTAAAACACAAGGTGCAATTAGCGGACTTCTTGACCTTGCAGATTGCTTGAAAGAATTGCATTTGAAATTCAAAATCAATCACGGAGACATTCACCCTGCAAATATTCTAATCGACAAGAACGGGCAATTCTACCTTGTAGATTTTGGACTTGCAGACATCACAAAAACTTTAAGCCAAACAAAAGAACTTGAAATTTTTGCAAGAGGTTTTGCAGCACCAGAAAAACTGAACAAACTTGTAAAGGGTTTTCCGTTTCAGGCTGACATTTTTTCAATCGGTAAAGTTGTTGAATGGTTTTTTGACGAAAGGCAAATGGAACTTGCGGAGGAATATGCTTTTCAGCTTCAAAGGTTACTTGCAGAAAACCCTGTTGACAGACCGAATTGGCAACAAGTTATTGATACATTAAAAAACTTTGCCGTTGCTTCGGAAACGGAAGCTGTTCAAGTTGGTTTTCGTTCTTCCAATGGATACGAAATATTAGACCTATTAAATTCATCGAATCCAATTTTTGATATTTCACCAAAGGAAGGAGCAAACTATTTGCTTGACGTTATTATTGGTAATTGGCTTTGTGAAGGTGTTATTTGGGTAAAATCAGAAGATAAGTTGCTATTCAATAGCATAAAACCACTTAATTCACTTGATAGTAAAATTGTAGAAAGAAAAATTAAGGACGGTAAAAAATTACCTTTTAAATTCGTTTACACCGTTGACTATACACATAATAAGGCAGACCTCACACCCCATTTCCAAAAATGGTTTGAGCAAAAGAAAAAGCAGGTTTCACTTCGTGAAAACCGCAAAGCCGTAAGAGAAGAACTAAATTTTTATCGTGAACTACTTGAAAAGGAAAAAGAAGTTATTGCCAAAAATTCTTTGCGACTTCAATACTCAAACTATGAAATAAAAGGTGATGAAATAATTTTTACAATTAAACAAAACGACAAAAGTAGTAGCTTTGGTTTTGTCTTAAAACATATTGAGGACGGAAATGACGTAAATTCAGAAGGCTTTGAATATGTTGTTTCCGCTAATGCTGACAGAAAGCAAAACAAAGAAACAGTTGAGTTTGCAGGGAAGCCCTACGAATTTCATACAAAAGATATGCTTCTTAAAATCAAAGATTGCGAACGCTTGAAAAAAGACAGCATTCCGCAATCGGGATTTTTGTTTGAAAACACGAACAAAAAAGAAGAAGAAAAAAACAGGCAACTTGATGCCATTAGAAAAGTTGATAAAAACGAAGTTCAAAACCCTGACTTAATTTATTTTCTTTTCAAACCTGACGAATTACCACCTATTTACAATAATCATTCGGACGATTTGCTTGTATTTCAGAAAGACACAAGCGGTAAACCGCTTGTTTATTCATACAATCAAAAACGTGCTATTGAAAATGCTTTGCATCGCAGTCCGCTTTCAGTAATTCAAGGTCCACCCGGAACGGGAAAAACAACCGTAATTACAGAAATCGTTTTTCAAATTCTTGCACAAAAACCCGAAGCAAAAATCCTTATCACCTCGCAAACCAACAATGCGGTTGACCAAGTTTTGGAAAATCTTTTGAAAAACGAAATTCCGATTTTGCGTTTAAGTGGAATTACAAAACCAAGAATACAAAGTATTCGCAAGCATACGTTAGACCGAAAATTGGAAGGTTGGAAACAACAAGTTCGTGAAACAGCCGAAAAGAATTTCAAAAAAGAAGAAACAAAGTTTTTAGAAAGTTTAAAGGGAAAAAATCCGTTTGCTGTTTCAATAACTGAAATCATTTTTAAACAAAGCGATTGGAAAAAGGCAAAGCAAAACATTGAAAACATTGTTGGAAGAGTTCAAAACTTAAATCAATTACACAATTTGCCAACCGAAAGAGAAAGTGCAATTGAAAAGATTGAAGAAGTTTTGCAGATTGATTTGACAAGTTTTTTGAAGTTGCACGACTTACACAGAGATTGGATTGTTACAATAAATTCTTTGGACGAAAAAAGTGCAATCAATCAGAAACTCATAGACAGCATTCGTGTAATTGGTGCTACTTGTAACCATATCGCAGCTAAGAAATACGCCAAATACAATTTTGAATTTGATTATGTGATAATGGACGAATCAGGTAAAGCAACAACTGCCGAAGCTCTTGTTCCTATTATTACAGGCAAAAATCTAATTTACGTTGGAGACCACAGACAATTGCGGCCAATGCTAACCAGCACAAGAGAAGTTGAAAGTTGGCTTCGTGAAAAATTCAAGAAAGAAGCAGGGGAATTAGAAAATTGGGAAGATTATTTCAATCGTCCGAGTTTGTTTGAGCAAGTCATTACAAATATTGATTACGACTACAAAGCACAATTAACAGAGTGTAGGCGTTCATCAGCCGAACAGGTAAAACTTACTTCAAAGTGCTTTTACGAACCCGAAGGCGATGAACCGATTGAACCTGTTAGCAGAGAAATTTCAGCAGAACACAATTTGCCTTTAGCAATTGATAGTTCTTTATTTTTTATTGACATTGGAAGTCATTACAAAAATGAAAAAGACAACAATTCATCGTCTTTGAATAAAGAAAGTGCGATAATCATTCCAGAAATTTTGGAGTTGTTGAACAAATACGAAAAGGTAAAAGATTATTCTATTGGCGTAATCACAGGCTACACAGCACAATTCCGTGAACTGAAAAAGAACATTGATAAAAAGCGTTTTCAAGGTAAAATCAATTCGATTTGTAAATGGAACAAAACTGAAGATAAACTTACAGTTTCGGTCGTTGACCGTTTTCAAGGTTTAGAACGTGATATAGTAATTGTGGATTTAGTAAAAAGCGGTGCGGGGCTTGATTTAGGTTTCTTGGAAGTTCCAAATCGTATCAATGTTGCGTTATCACGCCAAAAGAAACTGCTCATAATAGTTGGTGATTACCACGGTATTATCAATGCAAAGACAAGACGTTTAAAGGGCGAAAAAGCCGCTTTGCAAAACTATTTGGAACTACTGAAAAAAGATTGGATTGTTAAATCCGAACAACTAAACGGACTTTTTAAATGA